In a genomic window of Streptococcus mitis NCTC 12261:
- a CDS encoding peptide ABC transporter substrate-binding protein codes for MKKSQVLAVAGATLLASGVLAACSNTSSNNAKLAKDYQYVYQTDPETLDYIVSNIDSTSFVTTNAVDGLLANDKYGNLVPSIAESWTVSKDGLTYTYKIRKDAKWVTAEGEEYAPVTAKDFVTGLKHAVDGKSKGLSIVSSSIKGLEAYIKGETSDFSTVGVKALDDQTLEYTLNQPETFWNDKTTSGVLMPVNEEFLTSKGEGFGAPTDANSILYNGPFVLKSVTPKSSIEMAKNDAYWDKENVKIENVKFTFWDGKDQDVIAKGFADGQYSKARIFPTSSTYEKYAADFKDNIYFNEPGAGVATVSLNYGRTTYNHTAKTSDAQKTSTQKALLNKEFRQALNFAVDRNSYSAQTNGTDGAAVAIRNTFAPYNLQVGKKTFGELVQDSLAKTNSSTWSNVSLADSQNGLYNEEKAKEVFAKAKSSLQAEGVEFPIHLDALVIQESTAVVNRVQSLKQSIEKVLGSDNVVVDLQQMTQAEALPISFSAPTAKEQDWDIHTLLGWNPDYQDPSTFLDQFVLKGGSTRLYLGIDQNTDASVVSKLGLADYGKLLDDANSENQDVQKRYEKYAVAQAWLTDNALTIPVMASPKETAVSYVSKVLPFSSSYSVAGLKGENSGYLKYTEVGEKAITKEEYEKAREKWLKEKTESNEKAQKELASHVK; via the coding sequence ATGAAAAAAAGTCAAGTGCTTGCTGTAGCGGGAGCTACCTTATTAGCGTCAGGAGTTCTAGCTGCGTGTTCAAACACTAGTTCAAATAATGCTAAACTAGCAAAAGATTACCAATATGTCTATCAAACAGATCCAGAAACTTTGGATTATATCGTCAGCAATATCGATTCAACATCATTCGTCACAACAAATGCTGTAGATGGTTTGTTGGCTAATGATAAATATGGTAACTTGGTTCCTTCTATTGCTGAATCATGGACAGTTTCAAAAGATGGTTTGACATATACCTATAAAATCCGTAAGGATGCTAAATGGGTGACAGCAGAGGGAGAGGAATACGCTCCTGTAACTGCTAAAGACTTCGTTACTGGTTTGAAACACGCCGTAGATGGAAAATCAAAAGGACTTTCAATCGTTAGCTCTTCTATTAAGGGATTAGAAGCCTATATCAAGGGTGAAACAAGCGATTTTTCAACCGTTGGAGTAAAAGCACTTGATGATCAAACACTAGAATATACCTTGAACCAGCCAGAAACTTTCTGGAATGACAAGACCACTAGTGGTGTTTTGATGCCGGTTAATGAAGAATTCTTAACTTCAAAAGGGGAAGGTTTTGGTGCCCCAACCGATGCTAACTCTATTCTTTATAACGGTCCATTTGTCTTAAAATCTGTAACTCCAAAATCATCTATCGAGATGGCTAAAAATGATGCTTACTGGGACAAAGAAAATGTAAAAATTGAGAACGTTAAGTTCACTTTCTGGGATGGTAAGGACCAAGATGTGATTGCCAAAGGTTTTGCTGATGGTCAATATAGCAAGGCTCGTATCTTCCCTACAAGTTCTACATATGAAAAATATGCAGCTGACTTTAAAGATAACATTTACTTTAATGAACCAGGAGCGGGTGTTGCAACTGTCAGCTTGAACTATGGCCGTACAACCTATAATCATACTGCCAAAACAAGTGATGCTCAAAAGACATCTACTCAGAAAGCATTGCTAAACAAGGAATTCCGTCAAGCCTTGAACTTTGCTGTCGATCGCAATTCTTACTCAGCTCAAACAAATGGTACTGATGGAGCTGCAGTAGCCATCCGTAATACATTCGCACCATATAATCTTCAAGTTGGTAAGAAAACATTTGGTGAATTGGTACAAGATAGCTTGGCTAAGACAAATTCTTCTACTTGGTCAAACGTGTCTCTAGCAGATTCTCAAAATGGCCTTTACAATGAAGAAAAAGCGAAAGAAGTCTTTGCTAAAGCCAAATCAAGTCTACAAGCTGAAGGTGTTGAATTCCCAATCCACTTGGATGCCCTGGTTATCCAAGAATCAACAGCGGTTGTAAACCGTGTTCAATCATTGAAACAATCAATTGAAAAAGTATTGGGTTCAGATAATGTTGTTGTAGACTTACAACAAATGACTCAAGCAGAAGCTTTACCAATTTCATTTAGCGCTCCAACAGCTAAAGAGCAAGACTGGGATATCCATACCTTGCTAGGATGGAACCCGGACTATCAAGATCCTTCTACTTTCTTGGATCAATTCGTCCTTAAGGGAGGAAGCACTCGCCTTTACCTTGGTATTGACCAAAACACAGATGCATCAGTAGTAAGCAAACTTGGTTTAGCTGACTATGGAAAATTACTTGATGACGCAAACAGCGAAAACCAAGATGTTCAAAAACGTTATGAAAAATACGCGGTGGCACAAGCTTGGTTGACTGACAATGCTTTGACAATTCCAGTAATGGCTTCTCCTAAAGAAACAGCCGTTTCATATGTTTCAAAAGTTCTACCATTTAGCTCTTCATATTCTGTAGCCGGCCTTAAAGGTGAAAATTCAGGATACTTGAAGTACACTGAAGTTGGTGAAAAAGCAATCACCAAAGAAGAGTATGAAAAAGCTCGTGAAAAATGGTTGAAAGAAAAGACTGAGTCAAACGAAAAAGCTCAAAAAGAATTGGCAAGTCATGTGAAGTAA
- a CDS encoding LysR family transcriptional regulator — protein MNLKDLQYFYDLCQLQSYTEVAKQHKVSQPSISYAIKRLEEYFNCKLIHHDPSHRSFKLTPQGQILLKHTELILPEFISTRKEINRSLAQYSTVGFPPIIIQYLFAALNEKDKFDFLKKIRPIRGGSVELLNLLLKGDLNVSLLGLIEPLNYPSIETHELFHKELYVVLSKNHPFATAPSLAFEELVDQSFILLDEHFVHLKAFETLNQKHQNKAEIFFKTDDIVILKELLKKGIGLSLLADIALSDEDDDLIKIPLIPKDKITFTVYYAYLKSATPSSEIEALFKLLKSYE, from the coding sequence ATGAATTTAAAAGATCTACAATATTTTTATGACCTCTGCCAGCTTCAATCCTATACGGAAGTAGCAAAACAACATAAAGTCAGCCAACCATCTATTTCTTATGCTATCAAGCGCTTAGAGGAATACTTTAACTGCAAATTGATTCACCATGACCCCTCGCATCGTTCCTTCAAGCTAACTCCTCAAGGACAAATCCTTCTAAAGCATACAGAACTGATTTTACCTGAGTTCATTTCTACTCGCAAAGAAATTAATCGCTCCTTGGCACAATACTCTACTGTAGGATTCCCTCCTATTATCATTCAGTATCTCTTTGCTGCCTTAAACGAAAAAGATAAATTCGATTTTTTAAAAAAGATACGTCCTATCCGCGGTGGTTCCGTAGAGTTATTAAACCTTCTCCTTAAGGGAGACCTTAATGTAAGCCTACTCGGTTTGATTGAACCTCTCAATTATCCTTCAATAGAGACACACGAGCTATTTCATAAAGAACTGTATGTCGTTTTATCTAAGAACCATCCTTTTGCCACTGCTCCTTCCCTCGCTTTTGAAGAATTAGTAGATCAATCCTTTATACTCTTAGACGAACACTTTGTTCACCTGAAAGCTTTTGAAACGCTTAATCAAAAGCATCAAAACAAGGCAGAAATATTCTTTAAGACTGATGACATTGTCATTCTTAAAGAACTTTTAAAGAAAGGAATTGGCCTTAGTTTACTGGCTGATATCGCACTTTCTGATGAAGATGACGATTTAATAAAAATTCCTCTTATACCGAAGGATAAGATAACTTTTACAGTTTATTACGCTTACCTTAAATCAGCTACACCGTCATCAGAAATAGAAGCTTTATTTAAACTCCTTAAATCATATGAATAG
- a CDS encoding ABC transporter permease, whose product MKKYIFMRVLRSLVSIFLVTTLTYTIIYTMVPRKLIFKQDTNYNKIATTADKRDNYENTVYERMGYIEYYDTKELQEKASQMDASVTVEANDTNKAIYEKYIKQIGHGWTLGEFTESGQFYATREIPIFERVFHFYANLIDIDHTNKIQDPENPDLKRYLRFENDPAIGWSLVGSGTKHKYLLYFNSQFPFVHQNFVNINLGDSYPTYANSPVLQVITQGQGQTKTSQVQFPTGKKTSSVNIYSRTYKSPSQADSREVANYGKDDPYTATESNYQYPSMIASSAVVGLIGLVISYAIAVPLGSAMARFKNTWIDSFSTGFLTFLMALPTIALVYIVRLIGSSIGLPDSFPILGAGDWRSYVLPAVILGLLGAPGTAIWIRRYMIDLQSQDFVRFARAKGLSEKEISNKHIFKNAMVPLVSGIPGAVIGVIGGATLTETVFAFPGMGKMLIDSVKASNNSMVVGLVFIFTCISIFSLLLGDIWMTIIDPRIKLTEKGGK is encoded by the coding sequence ATGAAAAAATATATTTTTATGCGTGTTTTGCGGTCCTTGGTTTCTATCTTCTTAGTAACAACCTTGACTTACACGATTATCTATACAATGGTTCCTCGAAAATTGATTTTCAAACAGGATACCAACTATAACAAGATTGCTACAACTGCTGATAAACGTGATAACTATGAGAATACCGTTTATGAGCGTATGGGCTATATCGAGTACTACGATACCAAAGAGTTGCAAGAAAAAGCTAGCCAGATGGATGCTTCTGTAACAGTTGAAGCCAATGATACCAACAAGGCTATCTATGAAAAATACATCAAACAAATCGGTCATGGTTGGACCCTGGGAGAATTTACTGAAAGTGGCCAATTCTACGCTACGCGTGAAATCCCGATTTTTGAACGTGTTTTTCACTTCTATGCTAACTTGATTGACATTGATCATACAAATAAAATTCAAGACCCTGAAAATCCAGACTTGAAACGTTACCTTCGTTTTGAAAACGATCCAGCGATCGGATGGTCCTTGGTCGGTTCAGGAACAAAACACAAATATCTCTTGTACTTCAACAGTCAGTTCCCGTTTGTGCATCAAAACTTTGTGAACATTAATTTAGGTGACTCTTATCCAACCTATGCTAATAGCCCTGTTTTACAGGTCATTACTCAAGGACAAGGGCAAACAAAAACATCTCAAGTTCAGTTCCCAACAGGTAAGAAAACTTCTTCTGTAAATATTTACTCAAGAACCTACAAATCGCCTAGTCAGGCTGATTCTCGTGAAGTAGCCAACTATGGGAAAGATGACCCATATACTGCAACTGAAAGCAACTACCAATATCCTTCTATGATTGCTAGCTCTGCAGTCGTTGGATTGATTGGTTTGGTGATTTCTTATGCGATTGCCGTGCCACTTGGTTCAGCTATGGCTCGCTTCAAGAATACTTGGATTGATAGCTTCTCAACAGGGTTTTTGACCTTCTTGATGGCCCTTCCAACCATTGCCTTGGTTTACATTGTTCGTTTGATTGGATCATCAATTGGTCTTCCAGATTCATTCCCTATTTTGGGTGCTGGAGATTGGCGTTCGTATGTTTTACCAGCAGTGATTCTTGGTTTGTTGGGTGCTCCTGGTACAGCTATTTGGATTCGTCGTTACATGATTGACTTGCAATCACAGGACTTTGTTCGTTTTGCTCGTGCCAAAGGTTTGTCTGAAAAAGAAATTTCAAACAAACACATCTTTAAAAATGCCATGGTTCCGCTGGTTTCAGGAATTCCTGGTGCCGTTATCGGGGTTATTGGTGGTGCAACCCTTACTGAAACAGTCTTCGCCTTCCCAGGTATGGGTAAAATGTTGATTGACTCTGTAAAAGCATCTAATAACTCTATGGTCGTTGGTCTTGTCTTCATCTTTACATGTATTTCTATCTTCTCACTTCTTTTGGGAGATATTTGGATGACTATTATTGACCCACGTATTAAATTGACTGAGAAAGGAGGCAAATAA
- a CDS encoding helix-turn-helix domain-containing protein: MTTKNYLQQYISQKVKYFRTQNKMSQEELSEQAGLGLKYINQLENQNVNLTIHSLEKVIDALEITPEEFFNFDSLESTSDKSDNLSLKRINMKIKQLPIDKREKMLVIFESILDNL, from the coding sequence ATGACAACTAAAAACTATTTACAACAATATATTTCCCAAAAAGTGAAATATTTTCGAACACAGAATAAAATGAGCCAGGAAGAACTTTCAGAACAAGCAGGCCTCGGGCTTAAGTATATCAATCAACTTGAAAACCAAAATGTGAATCTGACCATTCACAGTCTTGAAAAAGTGATTGACGCCCTAGAAATAACCCCAGAGGAATTTTTCAATTTTGATAGCCTTGAATCAACCTCTGATAAGAGTGACAATCTTTCACTCAAAAGAATCAACATGAAGATTAAACAGCTCCCTATTGATAAACGAGAAAAAATGTTGGTCATTTTTGAGAGTATCTTAGATAATCTTTGA
- a CDS encoding malolactic enzyme, which yields MTSHDILNNPLLNKGTAFTLEERKELGLIGLLPPYVQTIEEQAAQTYAQMQTKANDLEKRLFLMEIFNTNRTLFYYLFSQHLEEFNPIVYDPTIADTIEGYSDLFVDPQYAGYLDINHPENIEATLKNAAGGREIRLIVVTDAEGILGIGDWGTNGVDISVGKLMVYTGAAGIDPSMVLPLVIDAGTNREELRNNPNYLGNRHERVCGDRYYDFIDQFVQTAERLFPKLYLHWEDFGRLNAANILEKYRKQIPTFNDDIQGTGIVTLGGIFGSLDISGEKLIDQVYLCYGGGTAGAGIASRVLREMVSEGLSEEEAYKRFFMVDKQGLLFDDMDDLTPEQKPFAKKRADFSNADKLTDLLEVVKTVKPTILVGTSTQPNTFTKEIVEAMCENTEHPMIFPLSNPTKLAEASAKDLIEWSDGKAFVATGIPADTVSYKGVDYVIGQANNALIYPGLGLGMLASEASLLTDEMIGAAAHSLSGIVNPGQPGAPVLPPFKYVADVSIKVAEAVAKKAQEQGLARAKETDMAKAVRDLKWYPEYK from the coding sequence ATGACTTCACATGATATTTTAAACAATCCTTTACTCAATAAAGGTACTGCCTTTACCTTAGAGGAGCGAAAGGAACTAGGCCTTATTGGTTTATTGCCACCGTATGTTCAAACGATTGAAGAACAAGCGGCGCAAACTTATGCACAAATGCAAACAAAAGCCAATGATTTGGAAAAACGTCTTTTTCTAATGGAAATTTTTAATACCAACAGGACTCTTTTCTATTACCTTTTTTCTCAACATTTGGAAGAATTCAATCCAATTGTATATGATCCAACTATTGCAGATACGATTGAAGGCTATAGTGATCTTTTTGTAGATCCCCAATATGCGGGATATCTTGATATTAATCATCCTGAAAATATTGAAGCTACTTTGAAAAACGCTGCCGGGGGTCGCGAGATTCGTCTCATTGTTGTAACAGATGCAGAAGGAATCCTTGGAATTGGCGACTGGGGAACAAATGGTGTCGATATTTCTGTTGGGAAATTGATGGTCTATACGGGTGCTGCTGGAATCGATCCTTCGATGGTCCTTCCTTTAGTCATTGATGCAGGGACTAACCGTGAAGAACTTCGTAACAATCCTAATTACTTAGGAAATCGTCACGAACGGGTCTGCGGAGATCGTTACTACGACTTCATTGACCAATTTGTTCAAACAGCAGAACGTCTCTTTCCTAAACTCTACCTTCACTGGGAAGACTTCGGCCGCTTGAATGCAGCCAATATTCTTGAAAAATACCGGAAACAAATTCCGACCTTTAATGATGATATTCAAGGTACAGGAATCGTTACCTTGGGTGGTATCTTTGGTTCGCTGGATATTAGTGGTGAAAAATTAATAGATCAAGTTTATCTTTGCTATGGTGGTGGTACTGCGGGTGCAGGAATTGCCTCTCGTGTTCTTCGTGAAATGGTAAGTGAAGGTCTTTCTGAAGAAGAAGCCTATAAACGGTTCTTTATGGTTGATAAACAAGGTCTTCTCTTTGATGACATGGATGACTTGACACCAGAGCAAAAACCATTTGCTAAGAAACGTGCTGACTTTAGTAACGCAGATAAGTTGACTGACCTGCTTGAAGTAGTGAAGACTGTGAAGCCAACCATTCTTGTAGGAACTTCAACTCAGCCTAATACCTTCACTAAAGAAATAGTAGAAGCTATGTGTGAAAACACAGAACATCCAATGATCTTCCCTTTGTCAAACCCAACTAAATTGGCAGAAGCTAGTGCCAAAGATTTGATTGAATGGTCAGATGGTAAAGCTTTTGTCGCAACAGGAATTCCTGCTGATACGGTTTCTTATAAAGGTGTAGACTATGTGATTGGTCAAGCAAATAATGCCCTGATTTACCCAGGTCTTGGTCTAGGTATGCTGGCTTCTGAAGCAAGTCTTTTGACTGATGAAATGATTGGAGCAGCGGCGCATTCATTGAGTGGTATTGTCAATCCAGGCCAACCAGGAGCTCCTGTCTTGCCACCATTCAAGTATGTAGCAGATGTTTCTATTAAAGTAGCAGAAGCAGTCGCTAAAAAAGCACAAGAGCAAGGTCTTGCACGCGCTAAGGAAACAGATATGGCCAAAGCAGTTCGTGATTTGAAGTGGTATCCAGAGTATAAATAA
- the oppC gene encoding oligopeptide ABC transporter permease OppC, with translation MSTIDKEKFQFVKRDDFASEAIDAPAYSYWGSVFRQFMKKKSTVVMLGILVAIILMSFIYPMFSKFDFNDVSKVNDFSARYIKPNAEHWFGTDSNGKSLFDGVWFGARNSILISVIATVINLVIGVFVGGIWGISKSVDRVMMEVYNVISNIPSLLIVIVLTYSIGAGFWNLIFAMSVTTWIGIAFMIRVQILRYRDLEYNLASRTLGTPTLKIVAKNIMPQLVSVIVTTMTQMLPSFISYEAFLSFFGLGLPITVPSLGRLISDYSQNVTTNAYLFWIPLTTLVLVSLSLFVVGQNLADASDPRTHR, from the coding sequence ATGTCTACAATCGATAAAGAAAAATTTCAGTTTGTAAAACGTGACGATTTTGCCTCTGAAGCTATTGATGCGCCAGCTTATTCATACTGGGGTTCAGTGTTTAGACAATTTATGAAGAAGAAATCAACTGTAGTCATGTTGGGAATCTTGGTAGCTATCATTTTGATGAGTTTCATCTACCCAATGTTTTCTAAGTTTGATTTCAATGATGTCAGCAAGGTAAACGACTTTAGTGCTCGTTATATCAAGCCAAATGCTGAGCATTGGTTCGGTACAGACAGTAACGGTAAATCTCTTTTTGACGGTGTCTGGTTCGGAGCTCGTAACTCTATCCTCATTTCTGTGATTGCGACAGTAATTAACTTGGTTATCGGTGTTTTTGTCGGTGGTATTTGGGGAATTTCAAAATCAGTTGACCGCGTGATGATGGAAGTTTATAACGTCATCTCAAACATCCCATCTCTTTTGATTGTCATTGTCTTGACTTACTCAATCGGAGCTGGATTCTGGAATCTGATTTTTGCCATGAGTGTGACGACATGGATTGGGATTGCCTTCATGATCCGTGTGCAAATCTTGCGTTATCGTGACTTGGAATACAACTTGGCGTCACGTACTCTGGGAACACCAACCTTGAAGATTGTTGCCAAAAATATCATGCCTCAATTGGTATCTGTTATTGTGACAACCATGACTCAAATGCTTCCAAGCTTTATCTCATACGAAGCCTTCTTGTCATTCTTCGGTCTTGGATTACCAATTACCGTGCCAAGTTTGGGTCGTTTGATTTCGGATTATTCACAAAACGTAACAACCAATGCTTACTTGTTCTGGATTCCATTGACAACTCTTGTCTTGGTATCCTTATCCCTTTTCGTAGTTGGTCAAAACTTAGCGGATGCTAGTGATCCACGTACACATAGATAG
- a CDS encoding ABC transporter ATP-binding protein has protein sequence MTKEKNVILTARDIVVEFDVRDKVLTAIRGVSLELVEGEVLALVGESGSGKSVLTKTFTGMLEENGRIAQGSIDYRGQDLTALSSHKDWEQIRGAKIATIFQDPMTSLDPIKTIGSQITEVIVKHQGKTAKEAKELAIDYMNKVGIPDADRRFDEYPFQYSGGMRQRIVIAIALACRPDVLICDEPTTALDVTIQAQIIDLLKSLQNEYHFTTIFITHDLGVVASIADKVAVMYAGEIVEYGTVEEVFYDPRHPYTWSLLSSLPQLADDKGDLYSIPGTPPSLYTDLKGDAFALRSDYAMQIDFEQKAPQFSVSETHWAKTWLLHEDAPKVEKPAVIANLHDKIREKMGFAHLAD, from the coding sequence ATGACAAAAGAAAAAAATGTAATTTTGACTGCTCGCGATATTGTCGTGGAATTTGACGTTCGTGACAAAGTATTGACAGCCATTCGCGGCGTTTCCCTTGAACTAGTTGAAGGAGAAGTATTAGCCTTGGTAGGTGAGTCAGGATCAGGGAAATCTGTTTTGACAAAGACATTCACAGGTATGCTTGAAGAAAACGGTCGCATTGCCCAAGGTAGTATTGACTACCGTGGTCAAGATTTGACAGCTTTATCTTCTCACAAGGATTGGGAACAAATTCGTGGCGCTAAGATTGCGACTATCTTCCAAGATCCAATGACTAGTTTGGACCCAATTAAAACAATTGGTAGTCAGATTACAGAAGTTATTGTAAAACACCAAGGAAAAACAGCTAAAGAAGCGAAAGAATTGGCCATTGACTACATGAATAAGGTTGGGATTCCAGATGCAGATAGACGTTTTGATGAATACCCATTCCAATATTCTGGAGGAATGCGTCAACGTATCGTTATTGCGATTGCTCTTGCCTGCCGACCTGATGTCTTGATTTGTGATGAGCCAACGACTGCCTTGGATGTGACCATCCAAGCTCAGATTATTGATTTGTTGAAATCTTTACAAAACGAGTACCATTTCACAACAATCTTTATCACCCACGACCTTGGTGTGGTGGCAAGTATTGCAGATAAGGTAGCGGTTATGTATGCAGGAGAAATCGTTGAGTATGGAACTGTTGAGGAAGTCTTCTATGACCCTCGCCATCCATATACATGGAGTCTCTTGTCTAGCTTGCCTCAGCTTGCTGATGATAAAGGGGATCTTTACTCAATCCCAGGAACACCTCCGTCACTTTATACTGACCTGAAAGGTGATGCCTTTGCCTTGCGTTCTGACTATGCAATGCAGATTGACTTCGAACAAAAAGCTCCTCAATTCTCAGTATCAGAGACACATTGGGCTAAAACTTGGCTACTTCATGAGGATGCTCCAAAAGTAGAAAAACCAGCTGTGATTGCAAATCTCCATGATAAGATTCGTGAAAAAATGGGATTTGCCCATCTGGCTGACTAG
- a CDS encoding hemolysin family protein, with the protein MEDPSSQNLLLQFVLLFILTVLNAFFSATEMAMVSLNRARVEQKAEEGDRRYIRLLKVLENPNHFLSTIQVGITLITILSGASLAETLGREIASWLGNGETAYAIASFLSLAFLTYISIVFGELYPKRIALNLKDALAIRTAPVIIGLGKLVSPFVWLLSASTNLLSRLTPMTFDDADEKMTRDEIEYMLTNSEETLDADEIEMLQGIFSLDELMAREVMVPRTDAFMVDIQDDSQTIIQSILKQNFSRIPVYDGDKDNVIGIIHTKSLLKAGFVDGFDNIVWKKILQDPLFVPETIFVDDLLKELRNTQRQMAILLDEYGGMAGLVTLEDLLEEIVGEIDDETDKAEIEVHKIGEDTYIVQGTMNLNDFNDYFDVELESDDVDTIAGYYLTGVGTIPTTEKLSYELVSQNKQLILTNDKVKNGRVTKVKVQITEVEIEEETE; encoded by the coding sequence ATGGAAGACCCAAGTAGTCAGAATTTGTTGCTACAATTTGTTTTATTGTTTATCTTGACGGTGTTAAATGCCTTTTTCTCAGCCACAGAAATGGCCATGGTTTCACTTAACCGTGCGCGGGTTGAACAAAAGGCAGAAGAAGGAGATAGACGCTATATCCGTCTGCTGAAGGTACTAGAAAATCCTAACCACTTTTTATCAACTATTCAAGTAGGAATTACCTTGATTACGATCTTGTCAGGGGCAAGTTTGGCAGAAACTCTGGGACGAGAAATTGCATCTTGGCTTGGAAATGGCGAAACAGCTTATGCTATTGCAAGTTTTCTATCTTTAGCATTTTTGACTTATATTTCTATCGTTTTTGGGGAATTGTATCCTAAGAGAATCGCTCTTAACCTAAAGGACGCTTTAGCGATTCGTACAGCGCCAGTTATTATTGGTCTGGGGAAACTAGTTAGTCCTTTTGTCTGGCTCTTGTCTGCGTCTACCAATCTTTTGAGTCGTTTGACTCCTATGACCTTTGATGATGCTGACGAAAAAATGACCCGTGATGAAATTGAGTACATGCTGACAAATAGTGAAGAAACACTAGATGCTGACGAAATTGAGATGTTACAAGGGATTTTTTCACTAGATGAACTGATGGCCAGAGAAGTCATGGTTCCTCGAACGGATGCCTTTATGGTCGATATTCAGGATGATAGTCAAACCATTATCCAAAGCATTTTAAAACAAAACTTCTCCCGTATACCAGTTTATGATGGGGATAAAGACAATGTGATTGGAATCATTCATACCAAGAGTCTCCTTAAGGCAGGCTTTGTGGACGGTTTTGACAATATTGTTTGGAAGAAAATCTTACAAGATCCACTTTTTGTTCCTGAAACTATTTTTGTGGATGACTTGTTAAAAGAATTGCGCAATACCCAAAGACAAATGGCAATCTTGCTGGATGAATACGGTGGGATGGCTGGTTTGGTGACCCTGGAAGACCTCTTAGAGGAAATCGTTGGGGAAATCGATGACGAAACAGATAAGGCTGAAATCGAAGTTCATAAAATTGGAGAAGATACTTATATCGTTCAAGGCACCATGAATCTCAATGATTTTAATGACTACTTTGATGTTGAACTGGAAAGTGATGATGTTGATACCATCGCTGGTTACTATTTGACAGGAGTGGGGACCATTCCAACGACTGAGAAACTCAGTTATGAATTAGTCAGCCAAAACAAACAGCTTATCCTAACCAATGATAAAGTGAAAAATGGACGTGTTACCAAGGTAAAAGTCCAAATTACCGAAGTTGAAATAGAAGAAGAAACAGAGTAA
- a CDS encoding ATP-binding cassette domain-containing protein, with amino-acid sequence MSEKLVEIKDLEISFGEGSKKFVAVKNANFFINKGETFSLVGESGSGKTTIGRAIIGLNDTSNGDIIFDGQKINGKKSREQAAELIRRIQMIFQDPAASLNERATVDYIISEGLYNHHLFKDEEERKEKVKNIIREVGLLAEHLTRYPHEFSGGQRQRIGIARALVMQPDFVIADEPISALDVSVRAQVLNLLKKFQKELGLTYLFIAHDLSVVRFISDRIAVIYKGVIVEVAETEELFNNPIHPYTQALLSAVPIPDPILERKKVLKVYDPSQHDYETDKPSMVEIRPGHYVWANQAELARYQQGLN; translated from the coding sequence ATGTCTGAAAAATTAGTAGAAATCAAAGATTTAGAAATTTCCTTCGGTGAAGGAAGTAAGAAGTTTGTCGCAGTTAAAAATGCTAACTTCTTTATCAACAAGGGAGAAACTTTCTCGCTTGTAGGTGAGTCAGGTAGTGGGAAAACAACTATTGGTCGTGCCATCATCGGTCTTAATGATACAAGTAATGGGGATATCATTTTTGATGGTCAAAAGATTAATGGTAAGAAATCGCGTGAACAAGCTGCAGAATTGATTCGTCGTATCCAGATGATTTTTCAAGATCCTGCCGCAAGTTTGAATGAACGTGCGACTGTTGATTATATTATTTCTGAAGGTCTTTACAATCATCATCTGTTCAAGGATGAAGAAGAACGTAAAGAGAAAGTTAAAAATATTATCCGTGAAGTGGGGCTTCTTGCTGAGCACTTGACTCGTTACCCTCATGAATTCTCAGGTGGTCAACGTCAACGTATCGGTATTGCCCGTGCCTTGGTCATGCAACCAGACTTTGTTATTGCGGATGAGCCCATTTCAGCCTTGGACGTTTCTGTGCGTGCTCAAGTCTTGAACTTGCTCAAAAAATTCCAAAAAGAACTTGGTTTGACCTATCTCTTCATCGCCCATGACTTGTCTGTCGTTCGCTTTATTTCAGATCGTATCGCAGTTATTTACAAGGGTGTTATTGTAGAGGTTGCAGAAACAGAAGAATTGTTTAACAATCCAATTCACCCATATACTCAAGCCTTGCTTTCAGCGGTACCAATCCCAGATCCAATCTTGGAACGTAAGAAGGTCTTGAAAGTTTACGACCCAAGTCAACACGACTATGAGACTGATAAGCCATCTATGGTAGAAATCCGTCCAGGTCACTATGTTTGGGCTAACCAAGCCGAATTGGCGCGTTACCAACAAGGGTTAAATTAA